In Bombus affinis isolate iyBomAffi1 unplaced genomic scaffold, iyBomAffi1.2 ctg00000068.1, whole genome shotgun sequence, the following proteins share a genomic window:
- the LOC126926972 gene encoding uncharacterized protein LOC126926972 isoform X1, with protein MKWITVTGDLKGISSNWPGKTTEQKGSRLKSFRSNSFDVSTLHGAKSKLSGSSKAAISTFMAPSNWFTKRHQSMSKKPEDLVTASLSLKFDKSKVVKAVKSYGTTLVEPKWTLRTKLILWSETFSFSFLRDKGEVFGSAIEKMLTAEKGNDTGASGSSGKPSVSPNKPMSGKVTNWFSNTKNQNRNQTESSEPSLCSSLKDLFKK; from the exons atgaagtggataacggtaaccggagatctgaagggaatttcttcaaactggcccggaaaaacgaccgaacagaaaggaagtcgattgaagagcttccgttccaacagcttcgacgtgtcgacattgcacggagctaaaagtaagcttagcggatcctcgaaagccgctatttcgacctttatggcaccgtcgaattggttcacgaagagacaccaatcgatgtcgaagaagccggaagatttagtaacggccagtttaagtctcaagttcgataaatcgaaggtagtgaaggcggtgaag tcgtatgggacaacactagtggaaccaaagtggacgctcag aacgaagctcattctctggagtgaaacctttagtttctctttcttacgcgataaaggagag gtatttggtagcgcaattgagaagatgttaacggcggaaaagggaaacgatacgggggcttccgggtcgagcggaaagccctcggtatctccgaacaaaccaatgtcaggcaaagtgacaaattggttttcaaataccaagaatcaaaatcggaatcagacggaatccagcgaaccgtctctctgttcttccctaaaggacctattcaagaagtaa
- the LOC126926968 gene encoding uncharacterized protein LOC126926968, with amino-acid sequence MVCNRADKLIGALRGILPNINGPPSLARRLYYNVWESIVTYGAPVWARAANTDKNRKKLKRAQRTALCITTPAYRTVSHAALCVLTGNLPIYIKIKMLGETYERNKIHGSRIGTDDGCKLKEELEAIRKKAQDDWQKEWNNHKKENITKKLIPSALLFTKKKMDIDHHTMQLLTGHGSFGVYRKRIGKDSDGNCLDCVDPNDDAEHALFACPKWTDRRIELENALGGKIDVGNLIATLTAKNESWNKFRQFCKTVMCHRRVTARAWEEARGRTSETTTTWSNEGKNTKQRKTAEGDQSSILNWLRGRHEQ; translated from the coding sequence atggtgtgtaatagagccgacaagttaataggagcccttaggggaattctacccaacatcaacgggccgcccagcttggctcgtaggctctactacaacgtgtgggagtccatcgtaacttacggagcaccggtgtgggctagagcagcgaataccgataagaacaggaaaaagctgaaacgagcacaacgaacggccctgtgcataacaacgccggcataccgtaccgtctcccacgcggcactttgcgtgttgaccgggaatctcccgatttacataaagataaagatgctcggagagacctacgagaggaacaagatccatgggtccaggattggcacggatgacggctgcaagctgaaggaggaactggaggcgattcgcaagaaggcccaagatgactggcagaaggagtggaacaaccacaaaaaggaaaatatcacaaagaaattaataccgagtgcgctgctatttaccaaaaagaagatggacatcgatcaccacaccatgcagctgctaaccgggcatgggagcttcggtgtctatagaaaaaggattggcaaggacagcgacggcaactgtctcgactgtgtagacccgaacgacgatgcagagcacgccctcttcgcgtgcccgaagtggacggacagaaggatcgagctggagaacgctctgggcgggaagatagacgtgggcaatctgatcgccacgttgaccgccaagaacgagagctggaataaattcaggcaattctgcaagaccgtcatgtgtcacaggagggtgacagcgagggcctgggaagaggcaagggggagaacgagcgaaacaacaactacgtggagcaatgagggcaagaacacgaaacaacgaaaaaccgcagaaggagaccagtccagtattctgaactggctgagaggacgacatgagcagtaa